AGGGGTGCTACTGCAAAACAGCAAAAGAGAAAGCGGGTGGCTGATaaaacagcagagagaagaaCGGTGTTTGTTGGAAACTTGCCTGTCAGCTGCACTGTTCAGGTACGTGGGTGGGTTCTGTCTGCTAAAGGAATGAAAGGAGTTGCAGCAGTCCTCAGTTTGAGGGGATGTTTCCAGCTGGAAGTCACACACACTTGCGATTGGAACTGCTTTTGGGGATGTAGGAAATGGTGCTTGTTCTTAGAAACCATTAGAGACAATCTCTGGTTTCCTGGAGTTCCTGCAGCAGTGGATACAGCAACTCTTTCTTGAGTAGAATTGGTCAGTTCCTTGTCAATGAAAAAATGACTGAATAAATGAGAACTGCATTTACAAAGTTATTCTGGTTCTAATTTTATATGCAAACAATCCTTCAGATTGTTTCATAAAACATGTTAAATTTATACTTTCTTCCATAGTAAGAGGCACAACTTCAGTTTTGGCAATCTGTAGAAGCAGATGCCataaaaaacagagaaatagtTACAAATTACTTGCATTTTGTTAGTAGCCTGTTAAGGGACCTCCTGtaagtaaaaggaaaacagtgtAAGAACAGTATTACctataaatactgaaaaataattctcattACCAGGTTGAAAAGTGTACTGAGTGTTTGCAATATCATCTGTTTAGGTACTGACATCTCTCTTTAAGAAGTATGGACCAATCCAATCCATTCGCTTCCGGTCCCTGGTAGGTTTTTCCCTTTAATGTTATACAACAAAGTTATTTGTTGATGTTGAAAGGCAGTAGTATTTGTAAGGCTTGTACCCTCATTAATTCAGAAGTGGTTTGGGGCATGTGGGTTTTGCTATTAGAAGAACATCTCCTTGGAGATGTTACCCCAGGAGCACCACAGATGCACTTTTCCTGTAGCAGCAGCTGATCCAGGATCAGAGCTTTGTGGTCTCTGAAGGTGCAATGCCTTTGTTACTGCTGGTTTGGCTGAGGCCTTGCTCACCTGTTTTTAAATCATACAGCAAAGACACATTACTGTAAATCAGGGTACTCACTAAAATAGTTGATGATGACCCTCTTGGAACTCAAGAAACATGTCAGACAAAGTCAGGGCAAGCTCTTTAACTCTGAGGGGTTTTTAGACCATCTCTAGGTCCAGCCACTTCTGTCATTTGCTCACTGTACTGGCTCTGTAGCTTTGGGTGGCCCCTGCTTGAATTCATCTTTGTCTTGGGGAAAACTCTTTGTGATAGGTTAACACTAGGCCCACCTAACTCAAGTCTTTTTATCTTTAAGATTCCTGCAGAAGATACTGTATCCAAAAAGGTAGCAGCAATCAAGTAGGTTCCCTTTGTGACTGTTGTGTATTTTTCAAGGCCTAAACAATGTTTAAGTGTTGGTAGTTAAAGGTTTGTCTGTATTAGgtctttttaatgtattttggGTTTCTTTGTCTTTTGTCATTACCTTTGTGTGTATTAAGTTTTCTCAACAAGTAACAAAGAATTATATGCCATGTATACTTATAATTTGTTACCTGAGGTTGCATTTCTATGttttaggaaggaggaagatgctaaaagtcttttatttcttcagataTGTTTATGAGCTGAGGAAGCTTGCTCAGGGTGCATATAAGAGCTAAACAAGATGTGGGACTCCCTTGCCTGTGCAGGGGTAGCTTGACCTGCAAGGGAAATGGAGTTGTTGGTGTGCCAGGACAAGCAGAGGCATGAATGTGTTCAGCAAGAAGTGCCTGTGCACTGCACAGCATCAGCAGGATTTCAGCAGTAACAGGTCCTTTTCCTGTTCCAGGCATAAGGTGCACCCCAATGCAAAGTCTGTCAATGCTTACGTGGTCTTTAAGGAAGAATGTCATGCCCAGGAGGCTCTGAAGGAGTAAGTCTCACTTTTGTTCCTCATACCCTGTTAAAGATGTTAGTTCACATAGATTTATAGCTAAATTTAAACAACCTTCCCTCTTTTGCTTGAATCAGAATAAAATGTTGTTCAAACTTAAAAGTAACTTTGCATTTGTAATACTGTATTTGTAATGCAGTGACATTGTCAATTAAGtaatgtttatttcatttttgaaacCTTTTGTTTTTGACCACAAAAGGAATGGAACAGAAATTGCTAGTGGATTTCACATCAGAGTTGACACTGCATCTAAGACCAGTTCAGTAAGTAACGTGTGTGGCTAGAAATTCCCTTTTCTGGTTTGGTTGTGGGgctttcagtgttttctgtaaCAAATAACTTACTGTCCTCTCTCTTGTTTCCTTTAGCACGACAGTAAACGATCTGTATTCTTGGGAAATCTTTCATATGGTAAGCCTGAAATGGACTGCTATGCATCATTGGTTTGCATTTATGGAATGGTTGACATTAggctttttatttcttggcaTTAGGTGGATAAATACCTTTTGCTGGaggtaatttttatttgttaattGGAGCACCTGAAGAGGTTGTAAGTTTCTGTCCAGTTCTGCACCTTGTTTCCTTTATTGTAGGCAGCACTGCAAGTGCTTTTAGTTCTTGTTGCttcatgttttttaaataaatatgacTAAGTTGCATAGGCCATGGCTCTCTAAACTGTTCAAGGGTTACCAATATCTGTTGGTGAACCAATTCCAAGTGATGGACAGTGATGGCTTCTCCTTTTGGTGCTTTCTGTGAACTGCAGGCTGAGTGATTCTGTCCAGGCAGGGCTAAAAGTgagacttgatgatccttgtggggcAGTTTCAGCTGAGAATATATTCTGTGATTTGCCATGCTCTGAAATTACTTCAGCAGTTTGGACCTTTCTCAGCATGTCGAGATTCCCATTGCTGTAGTTATACCTGTACAGTTGAGTTCAGGTTTAACCTCAGCAGAGAGATGTTTATGTCTATGTCAGGGGATTCCATGGAGCATACCCATACAAAAAAAGAACCTGCATTTTTGCAATGGCACATCACGTTTGTCTGCCTAGGTGTGAGATGGAAAAAGGCTCATACACCCAGCCATTATCAGAATGATTGCATAGCAGCTGTGCTTGGAAACTGTAAATCCCTTCTTCCCCATTCAGCTCAAATTCATGGCTCAGTCAATGAAGAGTTGAAGAACTGCCAGCTCAAGCTCATTATCATCAGCATTAAttcttagaaagaaattctggcATAAGGAGGAGCTACAAAAATGTATAGCAGAATTCTTAATTTCTACTGTGTTCCAAGCATAAATGAACTAATTTGAAAAATCTATTTCAGTGTTTGCCTTAGTTCTTTGTGATTTACATAGTACTCTtcagagctggagaagcagTAACTGTCAGAGCAGATAGCCCTTCGTAAAGTCTGCATTGTCGGCTTGCTGGGGTTTTTCTGAACCACTGATGTTTGTCTACCTCTTCTTATTCTGTATTCCTTCTGTCCCTGAGTGGGTAAATGTGAAATACCTGGGTGTGGGCCAGGCTTCCAAGGCTGTGTGTCTCCCTGAAGAGGCCTCTGTTCCGTTGTGTTGCCCGCAGACATCCGCGATGACGCTGTGCGGGAGCACTTCCAGGACTGCGGAGACGTCGTGGGAGTGCGAGTGGTGAGGGACAGGACAACGGGCCTGGGGAAAGGCTTTGGCTACGTCCTCTTTGAGGTGCGTGTGTGAGCCTTTGGGGTGCCTGTCTGTGAGCCCCTGGGGTTACGTGTGTGAGCCCCTGGGGTTCGTGTGGGCCTTTGAGGTACAtgctccagggcacagggagctcttcAAAACCTGCATTGGGGTCTGCCCTTggagcatttttattttcattccagtAGTTCTTtgaggtctgtgtgtgtgtaggtAGGAAGGGAAATGGTAGCGTTGTTGTGTAAGGTGGAAGCAGCTTGGAAGACCGGTTCTGTGGAAGCAGATAGAAAACACAATATTTTAGGTGTTGTACACACTGGGGTAAAGACTGAACAGAGGGACAGATGAGTTAGTTTGGTGTAACTTCAATGTTCTCCCATTTCTTATGTGTCAAAATGTGAGTGGAAttctttcctgcagctggtttGCATACCAGCTCTCCACTTTTGATTCAGTCTGACTTCCTTCCTCATGCCAGTCTCCCAGCCTCATTTTCCCTTAGTTCATTTCCTGCAGTCCAATgccttttttcccaatttttccctgtctctctctgccTCAGACGTTGGTGTCTCATTGTAGGCTGTTCACAGCCTGTTTTCCAGTGTCTGTGCCTCAGTGTGGGGGCTGTGTGGGGGTGCTGGTGTTCCCGAGCGGAGATGTCGTGTCATTCCCTAAATAGAGTGGTGTGAGTGCTCTGTGCTGTAAAATCCTGCTTACCAGTTTTAAAGACAGGTACCTCTTTGTTGGAAAGCACTCAGCTGGAAGTAAAGCTGCTTTTAAAGGGGTTGTCTGCTTTTGTAGAACACAGATGCTGTACATCTTGCTCTGAAACTCAACAACTCTGTTCTGATGGGAAGAAAAATACGAGTGCAGCGCGTGACGGACaagaagaaagaacagaaaggtCCAGACCAGTCTCGTGCTCCCAAGGACAGAGCTgataagaagaagaaaaaagcaaagagctTCTCTAATGATTCTTTTGTTGGTGAAAAAGCAAACCCGTTAAAGAggaacacaaaaccaaaaagactAAAAACTACTCCTAGGAGTAAAGCTGGGAAAAACAAACCGtcctttgagaaaaaaaaatccagaaaaaatgcTGACTAGTGTTATGAAGATGGATGTATATGAAGTGTTTTTTATATGTGAGAGTGTCATAAATTTTGTTTGCTAATACAGCTGTTGTCCTTGGTGGTGTTTGCTCTGGGGCATTTGGCTTCTCCTagaaggcagcaggaggtgctgcatgATTTTATCCCTGTGTTCCAGGAATCTGTCTCCCGCTGAGGTCTTGCTGCAGAGGCTAactgaattcttttttttttggcgtTGTGTAGGATTACCCACAATGGCTATAGAAAAACCTGACTCACATTCAGACTGGGTCTGTGATGAAATAGAAATCATTGCCTTGATTTGGGgggcagagaagggcagtggaacTGGTGAAGGTCTGGGCgtacaagtcctgtgaggagcagctgggggagctggggactttagcctggagaaaaggaagctcaggGATGGCATTATCACTGCAGCCACCTGcaaggaggctgtagccaggtgggggccGGTCTCTTCTCCCATGCAGCAAGGCACGGGATGAGAGGACGTAGCCTCGAGCTGTTCCAAGGGAGGTTTAGTTTGGACATCAGgggaaatttcttcacagaaagggcgATGAGACAGCGggatgggctgcccagggcagggcggggatggagtcaccatccctggaggtgtccaagggaAGCCTGGccgtggcactgagtgccatggtCTAGCTGACCGGGTGGTGTTGGGTCGGGGGCCGGACGCGATGATCCCAGGCCTCTTTCCCAGGATCCCGTTtcccgcccccggcccctcaTGGCGCTCGGCCACGCCCCCCCTCCCGCGCATGCTCCCCGGGCTCGGCGCAGGCACTGCGGGAGGCGCCCTGGGCCGCCGCGGGCTGATGACGTGAGCGGAAGCGAGGAGGGGTCCTTTGGCCGTGCCCGCTCGCCCCAAGGTGCCTGCGGAGCTCGGCGCGGGCcgcgcggcgggagcggcgcggggcggcggcagcgccaTGATGGTGGGCAGGACCAGCGCCATCGCCGCGGGGCTCTGCGGGGCGCTCTTCATCGGATACTGCATCTACTTCGACCGCAAGAGGCGGAGCGACCCCAATTTCAAGAACCGGCTGCGGGAGCGTGAGTGTCCCGGGGCGTCCCCTCCTCTTTGCTCCCGTGCCGTCCGTTCGCGCCGCCGCGCGCTCCCCCCCGCGCTCCCCCCGGCTCTGTGCTCGCTCTCCCgcccggccgggccgcgggAACGCCGCACGTGCTGCGGCCGCAGCGccgcccccgggcccggccggacccccgccccccccggccAGGCCCCGCGGCTCTGCGGCCTCTCGCGTCCCGAACCGGCACCGGGACACGGGGTCACAGCACCGCCTGCCCTGGCGGGAGATGCCTTCCAATTGCCACCAGCCGTCCGGCCAGCGCTGCCACTGCAGCCCCTGCGGCGCTCAGCAGCACCGCCCGGCCCTCTGGAGCAGCCGCGGGGATCGgggctccagcacctccctgcgCAGCCATGCCCGCCCACCCTCACGGTGCCAGAGATTATTTCTATTGTCTCATCTCAGTCCCCGTGTCTCAGCTTTAGGGCgtttgctctgctcctctcactGCAGGCATGGCAGAAGAGGCTGACCCCAGCTcactacagcctcctttcattCAGGAGGTCCTAGGCAGGGTCATCCCATCGGAGAGCGTTTGCTGTGGGTGTTGGGGAGCCTCTGCATTCCATCCATGCTTGGTTCCAATTCACCTCCCCCCGCCTTTTTTCTTGTCCAATCTTGCTCTCCTACAGGCCCAGCAGTGCTATTGTAGCCACCACatttacactttttaaaatcttttttgtgtttggaacACAAGCAGGTAAAAAGTGTGATCTCTTACAGTGAAGTTGTTGCCCTGGTGAGGAGGGGGTCGGTGGCAGCTCTCAGGTATTTCATCAGCTGCATTCTAAAccctcctggcagccctgccatTGGCTTCCAGGATAAGAATGAATGCCAGAGAAAACTGTTGATTAATCCAAGATGTAGAGCTCTTCTCCCATGGCTCTTCATCATTTCACATCTTCAACATTTATTTAAACCTTCTAATAATCAGTGAGGGTTTTAAATGCAATTGTAGGCATGAGTACTGAAGGAACACAAAGGAATCATGAGCAGGAAGGTGATGCTTTTTGTACTGAGTTATTTCTGTCAGGGTAATATGTATATTATTCCTTTGGTAACTAATCTGAAGATAAGAAGTTATCATTAAGGTAAATTTTCCTGGCAAGTAAACATGATGTGATCAGCAGTTTCATGGATGGAAAAGTCAATAACCGGACTGGTTAAAAATGAGTATTTACCTGATGGCATTAAAATATAGTTTAACAGCTTTGGTTCTGCCTTCGTGGACTGGATTTGCCTGGCCACTGTTGTCAGTTGTGCATTAATTCTGCTTTCCAAGACTTCCTCCACAGCACATTATGTCTGTCAAACATTTCAGCTTCAAGCCCTTGCTCCTGTGTGTAGGATTTTGGGCACATACctcgtgtgtgtgtgtgtgtgttccaagtccttttttccttgcagtgcAAGTCATTAATTGGGAAATTGGAGTGCAGTTAACTGGTATGTGCTTGGTTTGCACAAGCAAACTCGATTTCCAGCTACATAATCAgccatggggttttttatgatgccagatgtgcagcaggagaagcacTGAATTATGTAAGGTTATTGCAGAAGcaccaaaaattatttttggatTTCAGGTTTCCATAATCTGAGCCTCTATCTGGTCATGTTCTGAATAAACCTTAGAACTGCTCTGATTAAGAATTGACATTAACTTTGAAGTggaaaacaaatgcattttgGTTTGGTAGGAGGTCGCAGTTGTCATTTGGGGGACTTCATTGTAGGAGTTACAGTCCTTGCACGTGATGCACTGGTCTGCCTGTAGTTGTAAGGCTTTAGttgatttgttttggttgtttttggtAGTGTAACAGATAATTTAGTATGGATGCTTCAGCAGTGGTGCCAGGGATCAGGGTGTTAGAGCATTTTACTGTTGGGTAGCCAGGAAGGCTTGGGCTGTAAAATCCTTGGCCAGGACAGGTTCAGTGCACAGCCAGCTGCAGTTCTTCATGTAAAGATGCTCcatgtgctgtgcagtgctgggggtgtGGGATGGAAAGCTGGAGGAGCCACCTTTGCAGTGCATCCTTTCCAGTAACCTCCTTAGGGTAAGATCCTTTTTCAGCCTCTGTGATGCAGTGTCACCAGAATTTGGGAAGGACAAGAGACCCCACGTGTCAGTGGATTGTCTGTTGTGTTTTGTCAAGCACGTGCTGACAAAGAACCAGTTGGGTTTTTTGCCATCTCTGGGTGCTGTGTTTGGGCCAAAGTTTTCACTGCAAAGGCCTGTCATAAAAATGAGGTGGTCAGATTTAGGTTTCTGGGAAAAGATTTCTTGGAAGTTTCTGGAAGAGAGAAGTTCTACAGTACAGAACTACTGGTCTTTGATTTTCTCCATGTTTTAATCTTACTTAGCAGGTTTTGTGTGTGGacttttttgttgggtttttttttagatcTTGTTGCTAGTGTGGAGGGCATGTACCTATTTAGTGTTGGGATCAAAAGATAGCAATGCTATAAACATCTGTAGTGCTGAGCTTCCCAGGCtgcattttattaataaaacagTTCAGGTATGTTTACTATTTGTTTTCTTGAATGAATAATACAGCAGTGCTCTGCTTTAAAATAGAGACACACATGTTTTTGTTCAGAGACAGCCAGAATTTCTGCCTGGAGAGCAGGGTGAGAGGAGAGGGCAGTAGGCAGATTCACTGATGGG
Above is a genomic segment from Zonotrichia leucophrys gambelii isolate GWCS_2022_RI chromosome 3, RI_Zleu_2.0, whole genome shotgun sequence containing:
- the RBM34 gene encoding RNA-binding protein 34 — encoded protein: MRARRGGAAPRQRAAAEGQEGREEPYVVGQVSGSLGAAAAPAAPLARLFSSTAPPVLVAVPAGKKKRKRAEEGEKVSEDQSLSNIEEPPVKAKKARKKERSEAEKKLSQRENALEQAEEEEDQKLFQSKVKQKKKASQAITKSVVNSARGATAKQQKRKRVADKTAERRTVFVGNLPVSCTVQVLTSLFKKYGPIQSIRFRSLIPAEDTVSKKVAAIKHKVHPNAKSVNAYVVFKEECHAQEALKENGTEIASGFHIRVDTASKTSSHDSKRSVFLGNLSYDIRDDAVREHFQDCGDVVGVRVVRDRTTGLGKGFGYVLFENTDAVHLALKLNNSVLMGRKIRVQRVTDKKKEQKGPDQSRAPKDRADKKKKKAKSFSNDSFVGEKANPLKRNTKPKRLKTTPRSKAGKNKPSFEKKKSRKNAD